CGCAGCCATGTTCGTACACCCTGCAGTGGtctataaggttccagattttgtgacatgtgctaccaccataacaaccttcacaatcttccatgAACTCTTTACAAACTCTGTTACATAATCTGTGTTATCCAATTGACCAATAGGGACTAGGTTCTTCTGAAGACAAAGGAATATATCTAACATCCTTTAATATCCATTGATTTTCTGCgcgagtttttatgcagacatcccTCTTTCCATCAATCTTCAAGGCTTTGTTGTTGACAAGATACACTCTCTCCAAACTTTCAGACTTAAAATTcagaacaactctttattggATGTCCACGCTGATGATTAGAGCATTCCTAATGTCTTTGAATATATAGAATCAttgtcatcttcaaatttgtgattctgcttcttcttcaattttgtacaaTCAGTTCGAAAGTGCCTATTTTCTCAACaactccaacacgttacgtttggtctgtttgaaaaattttcacgattctttgattttgatcgacCTTTTTTCGAGCCCTTCAATTTACTTCTTACCCTTTGGTCAATGCTGAGAGCACtacctgatgaatctccagaTTCTCGTTTACGAATACTTTCgttgagaactacatctcggaTTTCATTGAGATTCAGTTTCTTAGATCCTCGGAAACTGTTGAtcgcaacaacagtatcccacgacACGgataaagatgacatcaaaatcaatgcttgaatttcatcttcgaaattaatattcaccgaactcagttgactggcaatcatattgaattcatttatatgatatgCAACATATCCACCTAtagacatttgtagattgaacaatcttcGCATAAAATACATCTTGTATTATAGCCGACaatttttcgtacatattcgacaatcaaatgttgtcttctccttgatgatgttgaacgtCACGTTTCTGGACAACGTCAACCGAAAAAACCCTAAGGCCTGTCGATCCCTAGGCTTCCACTGCTCCGTcatcatggtatccggcttctaCCCTAACAAGGGTTCGTGAAGAtatttctggtacagataatcttcaatctgcatcttccagtaGCTGAAATTGGATCCATCAAATTTCTGAATttcaatctttgaaattttcatcttcacagATAGGTAAATATCGCCTAGCTTTggtaccagttgttaggatcgcacaacaatgcacacactcgatcaagatgaacacaaagaaataggggagagaaaatgcaatgaGAAGTATTGACTAAAAGATTTGTATTCATGACGTATGTACAACAAAGAAGGAGTAAAGTACTGGTGTTATATATGGCTTCAATTTACTCTATATAGTTTTAACCGTTATAACCACCTACTATATTTATACCATATATTTATACCGGCTTTTTAGTATAAATAGTCATGTACTATATATTACTCTTttccatatatagctttactatctACAACAATTGAATAAGCTATGGATAGGCAGCAGACTCCATGTCCCAACCATTACGGATGTTCGACTATAATTTAGAGGAGCTAGCCCGACCAGCAGGCTCAGGAGGTGTGCGAGCCCATTGAGcatgggtcgtgtgtagagaaatactacacatccaacttGCCCGAATTGGAGACCACCTAAAAGAATACTATTTTAAATGACAGGTCTCATTCATGTTGCTAACGTTTGCATTCTCTAACCTCAACAGTTGGATCACTTGCTTACTGGGGTCACTTAAGAGCATTTCtagaaaagacaaaaaggcAAGAAACCCTTGTACACCCCTGTACGATTGACTGTGGCGTCGCACTAAAAACCACAGAATCTGCGGTAGAGtagttgcattttattttgtagagGTTAGGTTAGTCTAAGgcatcattttaatttttttctttcgttttattttattttgcctTGAATATATCTCGTCGTTTGTTCTTAAGACTCTTATGCAAACGTATAAGTTCATGACATCgtcttataaaattattttaaatgaatatttttgtataaaaaaattaggtaagtgttaaaggatatttaatactaaattgtagtttaccatatatatcatatttgatattttattataggaaaatatctatatatttgttttattaccATAGCTATCTTTCCATATATTgttgttttcatttattatagtTTCCAattccttgtaatttatttgattatagatagagaactttcacacaccatttaggtgtggtgacTTAAGCAAACATTAAATGATATTGGAGCCCttttcggtttaacaaccccgatcctttcttttcaatggcttttgaatcttctattgtttttttccaCCACCACTGCTAGCTTTGACGCCGCAGGGGCAGTCGCCATGGCTGCCGCAAGCGGgcccgattgattactcttcggctcaacccttttgacctccaaatcacccttcgccatactctgtacatacaacctcaccttttccaacCCAAACAGTTTTCCCTTAACCAATATAggctctttcattttcttcccaatcttTTCTTCAACGTTCATAAGAACCCTAACCTCATGATCCTCATCAGCATTCTCATCgaaaatatacagaatctcgaGAAGGCTATTGACCTTCTACAAAGATTTACCTTCGAAATCTGAGTGGTGTACTGGCCTCTTCGACAACCAAGTTGCCACctcccttctcgccaaaattggcttcTTCACCCACTGTGGCAACTCTTctggcttcaacattgtctttgtcccttgctctaggtttcccccttctacttcttgggttaGAAATATTATCACCGGAGCCAAGGTAGCATCGTCGCCGAGCGACGATCCCTTTTCATGGGTTAGATATATTCTCGctgaagccaaggcagcatcgccgctgagcgACGATCCCTTTACAGTTTTCGAGGGGCAAGAAAGTGTTTTTCTATGCCTCCTCCcaaccaggttgttgacatcttcacgaaaagtgtttctcaacctctctttaaatttttcagaTTTAAGTTTCAtattcgttcaaatccgacacTTGGCTTGCGGGGTGGTGTTAAGgttatttaatactaaattatagtttaacatatatatatatatatatatatatatatatatatatcatatttgatactATATTATAGGAagatatatagatatttgCTTTATTATCATAGCTATCTATTGTtgtttccatttattactgtttccatatccttgtaatttatttgattacaAATAGAGCACTTTCACACACCATTTAGATGTGGTGGCGTAAGCAAACATTTTCATCAAGCATATGCTCTATTTCAATAGTAAattagggttgttacaataCATCTTAACCCAATTTAGTACTTAAACCACAGCTGCTACTATAAGAACATACATTGTGAGAGTAACGAAAGATGTTCATGATGATATTATCATTATATTTCTTAGTTTTCGgaataatataatgaaaatatcaaccaaatatattaatatgttttaaaaaaaactgaaaacgAATATTCTATTAATgaactttataaaatattacacccaaaaaaataaaacaaaaacaaaataggaaagctaaaaactaaaatgaaacaactaaaacaaaattcaaacaatgcAATGAAGTTGTGGAAAGATGTCGTGAATGAGCCAATATGCCATGAATTTGTAAGCCTTTTGAGTTAAATGGATTCCATCCCAACTAACACGTTCATCTGGATTTGAACAAACTGATACTCCACCAACTCCGCACATCTTCATGAGGCTGAAGTTGTAGTCTCCTCCAGTCCCGCAGCATGATTTTTGCAAAGAAGCTTCATCAAACCCTAAATACCACAAACGTGAATAATTAAGATatctattctttttaattaagatctaatattattttgaaggaGTGTAGAAAAACGTACCGAGTATAAAAGCACGACGAAGGATCCACAACAATGCATTATAATAGTCACCATATACGATTATAGTGTGTGGATTCTCTCTCTTGAGCACTTCAATAGCTTGCTTGATTTGATCATTGTGATAAGTAGCCAAGTCATTCAAATCTTTCAAACAACGAAGTTCATCGTAAGCAGTTGTATCATTAGTTTGGAATCCAGTTAGGTAGATGGGTAAACATCCGATTGGAAAGTTTCCAGGAACAACAACTCGAGTAGCTCCGTAGCTTATCACTTTCTGCagacacacaaaaaaaaaacgttagaGATAAGTAAAAAATCCCTAATTCAAGAAGTTAAATATATACCCAAAATTACCTCAACGGCGTTCTTTATGGTTTGAACAACTTGGGGCACCATATCTTTCACCTCTTGAATAGGTTTGCCTTGGAACAACGCATAGTTATAATCATTCCCACCGATCTCGCCCAccaagaacaaagcattccttaatTTCTCATTGCAATCTATATATAAAGTAGGagcataaaagaattaaaatgagcatacataaaacaaaatattattaatcgGAGAGAAATTAGAAACCTCTTTGATGGTAGCAAATGGAGTTGAAATGAGAGAACATCCAATAAAGTTGTTGGTTGAGAGAAGAGTTGGTGACCGGAGATAAGATTTGGTTTTGAGAAAGAAGTTGAGAAGACAAAGCCGTAGAACCAGCCACTGCGAAATTCACTCCATGCCTTGTCAATGCATCTTTGTTCAAATAAGGGTTCACCAAGGGAAGTCCAGCGTCCAAAGCTGCAATAAGACATATCATTAGACACCCATTTGGGGGCTTCTTCACAATATTAGTACAATATAAGGTTAAAAGGAAGGGATACCAAAGTAATCAATCATGAGAAGACCATTGGAGCAGCGACCAGTGGATTTGTTGAAGAACGTTTCACCGTAAGGAAGATTAGAAAATGGGGTGTTGGGGTTTTGACGAATGAGATTTCCGGTGTCGGAAATTGAATCGCCGAGTTGGTAAATAGCGTCGAACATACAAGTTTTGAGCAGATGGGCTTTGGATGAAGGACAGCCAAGAActgaaagaagaacaagaagaacagcAAGAACAATAGAAGAAGGAGATTTGGTGGAAGCCGCCGTTGTTGAACAACTTctgaattggaattggaattgttGAATGGTGGAAGGGTGAGAGGTTTGGTTTTATAGGTTACTATCTTTTTCCCAATCCTCTTGGGAAGATAAaagggttttgatttgtttttgaatttcaaattggtttcctttttagattttagtttttattagttttgttttaggaaatataaatttaaatattatttcaaaagattgaatatataaatttaaaataaatgaatctTCTCAGTTTAGGATAGGATagatcaaattaaatttaaattttagaaatctatcatatataaaattaaaaggttgACAATCAATTAGacttttcaaaacaaaaaaaacgtGTAGCTATTTATTTGACCTAAAGTTAAAAGTTAAAGAAACTTGATAAacacttgaaaattttgaaactaaatAGATGGAAACGTGCATGTAGGTAAACactcaaaaattcaaaaattcaaacttgatCGGTTTGATTTCAAAAATCTAAGTTACAAACTTTGCACGTATattattgagattttttttattattattattggaatGAGAGATCTATCACAATTGATAATACAAGTTCTAATGATACAGCTACCTCGTAGCTATCTTGTATATTATGAGAAAGCTTGAAAGTTTGAATTCACTTAGTGTTGTTCCAAATAATTAACTTGCATtctgtttaaaaaaatccatGACTCCATTTCCAGTGTTAGTGAGGTAGGTTGGATCATCCTTGAGATtgacaaaatttaagattGTGTTTAACcagaaaaaattgaaggtaAGGTACTTGTTTATTTGGATGTTTGGATGTGGCAACTAAATGAAATTCCATCTATTTGATCATGCCTTAAAAGTTGAGAAAAATCTTCTAAGTATTGGAGGAAGAATTAGATTAGGTTGAGTACTTTAAAGAAGGGGATCATGGAAACGAAAAGAATATGGCTACCAACCATTGATGATTGAAAAAGACGTTGTGTAAAGTTTTTGAAGGTTTTCTATGATGTCATTAAAAACATAAGTTGTTCTTTATATCTGACttctaattcttatttttatgaactttggggtattcaataatttttaattgagtGGAGTACAAATGTGAACTATGTTTTAAGTAATATGAGTTCAAATATGAGTTTAAATGTGAACTCCAGACCAATATTTCGGCTGATCTAGCTTGGGTCTGATACGCTCCAACCCTTTCGTACTAGTTTTGACTAAagtacgttcacgtaatgatatgtctgtgataggtataagaacgttaaggctatgataagttagaaaACAATATGActacgaagtgtttacgttatgacttgtttatgatatgatacattgtgatgcaatatgtcatggtatgatgtgtatatgatgaaatgttatgttaaaagcatagaacgttatgttaggtctcttaaattgtgtgtatacagcatgatatgaatgacatgaaattacgataaatgacatgaaatataaccccgttagaattatgtatgatttgagaactgaagaatgagaaacgatatgacatgaatgatgaacgatatctgaaacgatatgaaaaatgatatgatatgtacataatGCTAGCAAGTTGtattaaaagataatgaaaatagaaacgttttgggacctcatgcattatgtgtgctcatgcatttggggggatacccctatcccatcacgaggatacgaacgcgtacatccaatggcaggacaacgatcgttatgctttgcatagcgctgccgtgacggttactagttctagtGGGTGTCCGAcctaaggggctcccagagtatgcccaccagATAAGGAAGGTAGCCCAGCAGTGTGTGAACTAGCTgatgagcccatactcgcacgtatgggctatgtgtagagtatatggtacacgtccaaaattactcgttaggacagcaccatagggaaaacgaaatgaaagataggtcccataaTCTCATtacatgtgattgttgcatttaaccccaatagtggggtcacttactaagtatttctttaaatactcaagccatgtgttactacatttttcaggttaaggcaaggcattcctgtacggctgacgacggcatcgcaactcgagaccatgacacatgcataggatagtggtatttattttcttagacttaggctagaatagaatgtttttaacttaaactcttattcgttttatttagtcttttgttgtgtcgttttaaagatgttttcgaaacacgtaagtccatggctgtgttttaagataaaggttatgttttatggaattttaatgaagtcttccgcattcaatatttatggtatgtacacagtagcgaccttaaattaagtagaaaattttgggctgttacacgaCACGTGCCCAGTGACCCTGCACATGTCATATATGtgatatgtttgatatgtctgatgatatgatatgtattgTTTTATGATATGCCAAGACATGCCAAATAACATCGTGTTATAAATTTAGTATCAATTCATATTACGATgaattatgttatgatatgaagTGCCACGATGTACTATGATATTGaaagttatgttatgaatgaaatgatttatgaaagcttatgcATGCATATTATCGAGTGTAATATGTGAGAAATGATTGGGGTTGTTCTGcatgatttatttatgataGAAAGgatggggacctcatgcataattttatatttacgAATCGGGATACTTCTCCTTTATGATGAGCCCGTACACTATGATACTGAAATGACAATCATGCTTGGCATGTTGCATGATGATCACTGTACATTCGGGTGTCTGGCTATAGTCCAGAGGAGCTAGCTCGACCAACAGTCctagggggtgtgcgagcccgCCTAGTGGGCCCAAGCTCacacgtgtgggtcgtgtaTAGAGAAATGCTACACATCCAACTTGTCTGGATTAGAGACCATCTAAGagaatattgttttaaatgataggtctcattcatgtTGCATGTGCTTGCATTCTCTGACTCCAAGAACAGAGTCAATTACTCAGTATTTCTAGAAAAGGCAAGACACCCTTGTACCGTTGACGATGGCGTCGCATTAAAAACCATGAAATATGCGTTAGAGtagttgcattttattttgtaaatcttAGATTAGTCTAGgacatcattttaattttttatttagttttattttattttgcatgGAATATTTCTCGTGGTTTTATCTTTAAGACTCTCATGCAAATATATGTCCATGACATAGTCTTAtaaaatcaaagtcatgcATATAATAGCAGCTCCGTTTTAGTAGTAAATTAAGGTCGTTACAATTTGTCTTAAGCCCAATTTAATACTCAAAACACGTATCCTTGTATGAAAACATACATTGGGAGAGTAATGAAACATGTTCATGATGataatttcattatatttcttagtttttggaataatataatgaaaatatcaaccaaatatattcataagttttataaaaaaaaaaaaaaaaaactaaaaggaaagccaaaaggtaaaaagaaacaactaaaacaaaattcaaacaatgcAATGAAGTTGTGGAAGTATGTCTTGAATGAGCCAATCTGCCATGAATTTGTAAGCCTTTTGAGTGAAATGGATTCCATCCCAACTAACACGTTCATCTGGATTTGAACAAACTGATACTCCACTAACTCCGCACGCCTTCATAAGGTCGAAGTTATAGTCTCCTCCAATCCCGCAACATGATTTTTGCAAAGAAGTTTTATCAAACCCTAAAGTCCACAAACATGAATAATCAAGataactattatttttaattaagatcTAATACTAGTTTGAAGGAGGGTAGAAAAGCATACCGAGTGTAGAAGCACTCTGAAGAATCCACAGCAATGCATTATAGTAGTCACCATATACAATTACAGTGTGTGGATTCTCTTTCTTGAGGACTTCGATAACTTGCTTAATTTGATCATTGTGATAAATAGCCAAGCCATTCAAATCTTTCAAACAATGAAGTTCATCGTAAGCAGTTGCATCATTAATTTGGAATCTAGTCAGGTAGATGGGTAAACATCCAATTGGAAAGTTTCCAGGAACAACCACACGAATAGCATCATAGCTTATCACTCTCTACAcaccaaaaaaataacataataaaataaagtagaaaaaccctaattcaaatcaaatatatacACAAAATTACCTCAATGGCTTTCTTTATGGTTTGAACCACTTCGGGCACCATATCTTTCACCTCTTGAATAGTTTTGCCTTGGAGCAAAGCATAATTATAATCGTTTCCACCGATTTCCCCCACCAAGAATAAAGCgttctttaatttctcaatGCAATCTATAAGATACCAAGCAAAATACAcattaaaatcaatatatatatataaaacaaagcATAATTGGAGAGAGATTAGAAACCTTTTTGGTCGTAGCAAATGGAATTGAAATGAGAGAACATCCAATCAAGTTGTTGGTCGAGAGAAGAGTTAGTGACTAGAGATGAGATTTTCTTCTGAGAAAGAGCTTCAAAAGATAAAGCCGTAGAACCAGCCACTGCAAAATTCACTCCATGCCTTGTCAATGCATCTTTGTTCAAATAAGGGTTCACCAATGGAAGTCCAGCATCCATAGCTGCAAATTGCAAGGGGAATATGGCATAACATTAGACACCAATTTGGGGGGCTTGGGAATATGAGTAGAATAAAAGGTTAGAAAGAAGGGATACCAAAGTAATCAATCATGAGAAGACCATTGGAGCAGCGACCAGTGGATTTGTTGAAGAATGTTTCACCGTAAGGAAGATGAGAAAATGGGGTGTTGGGGTTCTGAAGAATAAGGTTTCCAGTGTCCGAAATTGAGTCGCCCACTTGATAGATAGCGTCGATCATGCACGCTTTGAGTGAAGGGGCTTTGGATGAAGAACCGCCAAGAActgaaacaagaacaataagaacaacaagaacaatagAGAGAGGAGATTTGGTCGAAGCCGCCATTGTTGGTTGAAGAAGGTGGAAGGAGGAGAGGTTTTCTTTATAGATTACTATCTCCTTCCCAATCCTTTTGGGAAAATAAaagggttttgatttgtttgttaatttCCTAATCTTTTAAGGAGAGAATTCCAACTTCTCAAAACATCcggaaatttcaaattggTTGGCATATcggtttttagtttttattatttaccttTAGGAAATTCcaatttcgtttcgttttagGAAATTCcaatttcgtttcgttttagGAAATTCCAAATTGGTTTCCTTCTTTGatatatttagtttatattaGTTGCCTTCTAgagaaacataaaataatggGAAATTGGGCGGGAACAGATACCGAATATAATCTTGTCCACTAACACATTTAGATAATGGGTAAAAATGTTCCCCACTCCCTCTCCATTCTCCGTTTAAACGGAACCCCTCCCCATTCGCGACGGTCTTTGTAAGGGAGaggtcccatattggttggagagagaaacgaaacattcttcataagaGCGttgaaacttctccttagtagacacgttttaaaaccgtgaggcaaATAAccatacataacgggccaaaacagacaatatctgttagcggtgggtttgggctgttacagggTCCCATCCCGAAAGTAAAGTGGACATCTCTAGACCCTAAATATCCTATTAATCATTAGAAATCAGTTTAGATGTCAAATTTTTATACCATCAAAGCCCCAAAACCTCTTatcattaataatattttgatgatattttagttatatttcataggttttttcataatataatGGAAACGTTGGTAGAAAGTTAATATATCGGTTCAATTTTTATCCCAAGTTACAAACgggtttaattttaaaatgggaaCTAAATATGGTCATacgtttcaaaaaaaaaaaataagaacagtttctgacattaataatttaatataacaaGTTGatgtatatttataattttgaagagTTTTGGAAGTGTAAAAGTTGGAAGGAAATCAGGTTGGAATTTGAGAGTATAAATTACAACGATTTTATTGGATGAGTTCCAACAATTATGGCGACTTTAACCAAAACTGTTTTATTAcgtgttcttgttcttattcttgttctttgttgttcttggtCGGATGTTCATTCACTGAAGCATTGTAAATTCGATCAAATATACCAATTGGGAGATTCCATTTCCGACACTGGAAATCTCATTCTTGAAAACCCTAATACTCGTTTCTCTCATCTTCCTTACGGAAAATCACTCTCCAAAGCTCCAACGGGTCGCTGCTCTAATGGCCTTCTTATGATCGATTATTTTGGTACTCATTTTGTTTCATAGCTCGATCAATAATTCGTAACTTTGTTTCATAGCTCGATCACTAATTCATAACGAATTTTCAGCTTTGGACGCCCGACTTCCATTGTTGAATCCTTATCTAAACAAAAATGCTTCCAAGAATCATGGAGTTAACTTCGCAGTGGCTGGTGCCACGGCTTTGCCTTTTGAGCTTCTTTTAACGAAGAATCTCTCTACTTCTTCAACCAATTCTTCTCTCGACCATCAACTTAGTTGGATGTTGTCTCATTTTAGCACAATTTACCAAAATCAAATAGGTATATTATTTGGATTTTcaccttctttttctcattacatatgtttatatttctttacttataTATATGTGGTAGAATGTCGCAACACattaaggaatgctttgttcatCGTGGGAGAGATTGGCGGGAATGATTATAATTTTGCGTTGTTAATGGGAAGAACTTTTCAAGAGGTAAAAGATATGGTTCCTGATGTTGTTCAAACTATAAAGAGGGTTGTTGAGGTAAttgtgttttgattttgattttgatttttgttagTCGTATTATGAATtgatcgttttttttttttttggatgggGTTCACAGAGAGTGATAAGTCACGGTGCTAC
The nucleotide sequence above comes from Cucurbita pepo subsp. pepo cultivar mu-cu-16 chromosome LG11, ASM280686v2, whole genome shotgun sequence. Encoded proteins:
- the LOC111805569 gene encoding acetylajmalan esterase-like yields the protein MATLTKTVLLRVLVLILVLCCSWSDVHSLKHCKFDQIYQLGDSISDTGNLILENPNTRFSHLPYGKSLSKAPTGRCSNGLLMIDYFALDARLPLLNPYLNKNASKNHGVNFAVAGATALPFELLLTKNLSTSSTNSSLDHQLSWMLSHFSTIYQNQIECRNTLRNALFIVGEIGGNDYNFALLMGRTFQEVKDMVPDVVQTIKRVVERVISHGATRVIIPGNIPIGCFPLFLTIFQTNDITAYDEFRCLKDLNALAIYHNHQIKRVIRELRKENPHTIILYGDYYNAFRWILRRASNLGFDEDSLQKSCCGIGGDYNFDLKNICGPEVPVCPNPNDHISWDGVHLTQNAYKFMAHWLIDDIVPKLRCIV
- the LOC111805564 gene encoding GDSL esterase/lipase At5g03980-like, encoding MGSSASSHTAGLPSLSVLGCPSSKAHLLKTCMFDAIYQLGDSISDTGNLIRQNPNTPFSNLPYGETFFNKSTGRCSNGLLMIDYFALDAGLPLVNPYLNKDALTRHGVNFAVAGSTALSSQLLSQNQILSPVTNSSLNQQLYWMFSHFNSICYHQRDCNEKLRNALFLVGEIGGNDYNYALFQGKPIQEVKDMVPQVVQTIKNAVEKVISYGATRVVVPGNFPIGCLPIYLTGFQTNDTTAYDELRCLKDLNDLATYHNDQIKQAIEVLKRENPHTIIVYGDYYNALLWILRRAFILGFDEASLQKSCCGTGGDYNFSLMKMCGVGGVSVCSNPDERVSWDGIHLTQKAYKFMAYWLIHDIFPQLHCIV
- the LOC111805568 gene encoding acetylajmalan esterase-like; this translates as MAASTKSPLSIVLVVLIVLVSVLGGSSSKAPSLKACMIDAIYQVGDSISDTGNLILQNPNTPFSHLPYGETFFNKSTGRCSNGLLMIDYFAMDAGLPLVNPYLNKDALTRHGVNFAVAGSTALSFEALSQKKISSLVTNSSLDQQLDWMFSHFNSICYDQKDCIEKLKNALFLVGEIGGNDYNYALLQGKTIQEVKDMVPEVVQTIKKAIERVISYDAIRVVVPGNFPIGCLPIYLTRFQINDATAYDELHCLKDLNGLAIYHNDQIKQVIEVLKKENPHTVIVYGDYYNALLWILQSASTLGFDKTSLQKSCCGIGGDYNFDLMKACGVSGVSVCSNPDERVSWDGIHFTQKAYKFMADWLIQDILPQLHCIV